In Zingiber officinale cultivar Zhangliang chromosome 9B, Zo_v1.1, whole genome shotgun sequence, the genomic window CTGCAAGGCATCTGCACCAACAAAGTAACACGCATTCGAAAAAGCTCAGTTAATCACcagcaaaaattttaaattatcatgtaTGTTGAAAACAACAGTCACTTTACGTACAATCTATGGCGCGGTCCTCACTCATTCCCAAAAAGTGAGCTACATCGGTGACGCTAATTGTTGAATATGCAGAATTTAACATCTGAAACATCTTCTTGGTATAGTTTTCTAAGACACAGCAGAAAGATGTCCAAGTGACGTGAGATTTTATACGAACAAGATGGTATCAAGTTTCTAAAACCACAAAATCCAAGGAGAACCGGCAAAGAATTCTTACAAACAATGTACCAATAAAGACATGAAGTAAAACCAAACTGAGATCTAGTCAATATGTCAAAGATGTAAGAATATGTATAAACAAGTAGCTGTTCTATTGAATCAAATCTCCTCCTGCATTAAACTAGTTATCTTTAAGGTAATATATATTATAGGTATATCTAATGCTGGTGAATTTAGAATACAGAAAACACAAGTAGGATTATTTTGCAAGTTCAAAATCTTAGATTGGTTCAGTCTATTCATGTGCAGTTGTATAATCACCATCATTTTCCAAAACATAATGAATAGCCAGTTTTGGTGGATATGAACACCATCATTTCTCACAACAAAAATGAAGATCGTGAACTTGCAAGCAAGGATCTCGATCACATGAGATAACTATTCTTGTCAAGCAAACTTACAAGAAATGTTTGATTTCAGAGTTAAGCGATATAATACACTGAGGCAAAATAACAACAATCAATTGgaaggaggagagaaaatgcTGATTCTTTGTCATACAAATTAAAATAGCTTCTGAAATAGAAAACATTTTTGTGTATATTGGACCAGTGAAGTACTAAATTTCAAGCATCAGGTTTTCAAGTAATTCATTCTGTGTCTTTGTTGCTTCTATGCAGCAGTGAGCACACAACAGGCAATGCATGCAATACAGAAGCTTCACAAGTAGGGCTGCAAATGAgccgagtcgagctcgagcttggatgggagaaaatgaagagagagagaaaatgtgatgagagagtatggtaagagagattgagaagagagaaagtatgatgaaaaaatgatgagagaatgaagagagaaaatgaggagagagagtgtgtgatgggagagaatacaaagagaaaatagtagagaatgtgtgatgagagagaatgaggagagagaaagtgtgatgagagagaacaagaagagagagtgaaatgaaattaaaaatgaacaaatatactaaggatattttcgtccaaaacttaattttcattctcattccatcaaaatCCAAGGGAGAGGGTGGgttcatccatacccaagtttttgggtttcattccaaaatcttgatttcattcccatcaaccaaacaagATTTGGGATATTAAACATgccggctcgagctcggctcgagctcggttAACTCTGAGCTCGAGTCGAGCTTTGACCGAGCCGCTCGcgagcggcttgactcatttacacctcTATTCACGACTACCTTTGAACTATCTGACCAATCTTAAGATGCTGCACGGATAATATGGTCCAAACTCTTACACAATTCACCCAATTATTACATTTAAATTCACATCCAAACTAAATATTAGTCTGACGCCATCCAGGTTACAGTTAGTTACCCATGTATCCGAACTTAAAACCATTGTCAACTCCAACTCCTTTTACAAAGAAAGCAACTGTCTACAACATTTTTCAAAAGGAGAGAGTTTCATAGAGAATATATCACGGGAAACAGTTTCCTAAACTGTGTAAGGAAATGATAGGGCATGTTTGTCAAAcagaattgaaaaaaaaactctCAACGCCATGGCCTGTTTCCAGCAATGTGTGCATAGCTGGGCCATTCTAATATGCAAGCATTCAACAACAAAAAACTAATTAAAGGGAGAGGTAAAGGGATACAAAGGATTCTTGGAAGCTTGCTAGACACAATCTTCATTACCAGAATTCTAGAGCAATTTTACCAATTTTGATACTATTACAAATGCACAAAGACAGTCTTTTGagtttcaaatattaatttacaGGTAGCAACATTGTCCTTTCTACAAACCTTAAGTATCCCTGCCAAATCAATATTACCCAAAACCctgttccaaaaaaaaaattccacTGTCTGGACTAGGCTACTGTTATAAAACACTTCAATACTACCGCAGTGAGAGGTCACATACGACTAGGCTACTATCATTAAGGTTTTCAAGAGCTTAATTAGCAAAAGCATTCAGGTTACTAACTCTCAACAAATTGTTCGAGGGAAGTGAGCTAACTCTAGGATCTTATAGCGTGATGAAATCCAACACACTGCCATGAACATGTTAGACTAGCATGGAAAAGAATTCTCTGATATACAGGTAAAAGTGCTAACAGAGTTTATTTAAACTATCTGAGCATGAAAATATGGATATTGAGTGATGATATATTTAATGAGTAACATCAAAGTAATTTGActcaaactcttgtttgttgttATAGTGATGATATATTTAAGGTGAACAATCAAATATATCAATATGACTTTAttaaaacaaacaaataacaaacTTTTAGCTAATAATAGGGAAAATGATTGCCCAGAAATTATGCAATAATAAAATGGACTTCATTTTTTCTTAGACAAAGCGTAAAAGAAGTCACGTGTCACAACTATTTGATGATCCATTGAATAGACATTATTGAGCTGTATGTAAGATAGCTTTATTAGCTACAGTCATCTAGCTTAAATTGcttttaatcaaattaactaaaaAAACTCTTTAGTTACATCTAATTTCTCGCACCTTCCAACTCCAATTGATCCAACTTGTTTAGCTATAAAATTTATTGACTAATTATTTTGTCTCTTTTCATCTTCTATTGAGAAACTACTGATAATTTTTCATTAACTAAAAATTTTATTCTCCCTCACTAGCCAATGCCAACATTCTCTTGTTTACTATATTATATcagaattttataaataaaatactgaaaggaaatagaaaatttgagcaAGGGCATAAAGGCATTACAATTCTACAACTATACTAGTGTATTATGCATAGTCATAGACCTAGTCTCCCTTCCTGTAATCATTGTTGAAAAGGAGTAACCATGTGATATGGCTTAGATGGAATTAAAGGACTAGTGATCATCCAACAATTTCcattaataaaaatattcattGTAAAATCAAGAATGCACATATCCGATGAAGTCTTTGTTGTTATCTCCTCCAACAACGAATTTGTGCTCCCACATCTCAAGAACTCCAAGTAATTTAACttacaaataataataattaaaaaaaaacaatcaaatgagAAACGCTACCTGAGAAAGCAACAACCATGGCGGTAATTTCAGCGCTCCAATCAAACCCACGAATCGCGTCGTACACCCCAGCATAATCCCGAGTCCATAGGCATTGCCCGATTTTCCAAACAGCAGCAATCTCCGGTCTGCTCTCCTTGATCTCCAGCGGTATAGATTTCCACAGAAACCTCGCGCTATTGCTGAAAAATAAACAATCGGCCATCAGTTCCAAGCCCAAACCGATCAAACATAAAGCTTGCGTCTTACAGATCGTTCGCAAAGACATGTCCAAGGAGATGGATGGCGAAGGGCCACTCGTCTTGGTAGCGGATTCCCCGCGACGCCAACTAAAACCACACAGATAAGCATCAAAGACAAGGCGAAAAGCGTGGAAAATTCGAGATGGGAAACCCTAGAGAAGCCGTAACGGAAGATGGATCTTACCTTGAGCATGAGATCGTCGCAGGTGTCAGCGACGGCGGAGTAGCACTTGGAGGCGAGGTCTTTCTGGATAGGAGAGAGATCCATCGCGAGGTAGAAGCCGAGGGGCG contains:
- the LOC122025323 gene encoding COP9 signalosome complex subunit 8-like, which codes for MDLSPIQKDLASKCYSAVADTCDDLMLKLASRGIRYQDEWPFAIHLLGHVFANDLNSARFLWKSIPLEIKESRPEIAAVWKIGQCLWTRDYAGVYDAIRGFDWSAEITAMVVAFSENYTKKMFQMLNSAYSTISVTDVAHFLGMSEDRAIDYALQHGWKLDSSCKMVIVKKPKTVTERKLDPSKLQRLTEYVFHLEH